The following are from one region of the Mixophyes fleayi isolate aMixFle1 chromosome 7, aMixFle1.hap1, whole genome shotgun sequence genome:
- the HNRNPA3 gene encoding heterogeneous nuclear ribonucleoprotein A3, translated as MPRPGMEEHWTSSDDPGHEPKEPEQLRKLFIGGLSFETTDDSLREHFEQWGKLTDCVVMRDPQTKRSRGFGFVTYSCVEEVDAAMSARPHKVDGRVVEPKRAVSREDSVRPGAHLTVKKIFVGGIKEDTEEYHLRDYFETYGKIETIEVMEDRQSGKKRGFAFVTFDDHDTVDKIVVQKYHTINGHNCEVKKALSKQEMQTASSQRGRGGGGSNFMGRGGNYGSGGGNFGRGGGGGGGGSGGFSNRGGYGGGGGGRGGYGSSGGDGYNGFGGGDGGGNYGGGPGYGGRGYGGSPGYGNQGGGYGGGGGSSAGYDGYNEGGNFGGNYNDFGNYGGQQQSSYGPMKGSGSFSGRSSGSGSGPYGGGYGSGGGGGGGGGGGSYGSRRF; from the exons ATGCCTAGACCAGGAATGGAG GAACACTGGACCTCTTCGGACGACCCG GGACATGAGCCCAAGGAACCTGAACAGTTAAGGAAACTGTTTATTGGTGGCCTCAGTTTTGAAACTACAGATGACAGCCTGAGGGAACACTTTGAACAATGGGGAAAGCTCACAGACTGTGTG GTTATGAGAGACCCGCAAACAAAGCGCTCCAGGGGCTTTGGATTTGTGACCTACTCATGTGTAGAAGAGGTTGATGCAGCCATGTCTGCTCGTCCACATAAAGTAGATGGTCGTGTTGTTGAGCCCAAAAGAGCAGTTTCCAGAGAG GATTCAGTAAGACCTGGTGCACATCTCactgtaaagaaaatatttgtgGGTGGCATTAAGGAAGACACAGAAGAGTACCATTTACGAGACTATTTTGAAACTTATGGCAAGATTGAAACTATCGAAGTTATGGAAGATCGTCAAAGTGGAAAGAAAAGGGGATTTGCTTTTGTTACATTTGATGATCATGACACAGTTGATAAGATTGTTG TCCAGAAATACCACACAATAAATGGACACAACTGTGAAGTGAAAAAAGCACTTTCAAAGCAAGAGATGCAAACAGCCAGTTCCCAGAGAG GGCGTGGAGGTGGAGGAAGCAACTTCATGGGTAGAGGTGGAAATTATGGAAGCGGTGGAGGAAACTTCGggagaggtggtggtggtggcggCGGAGGCAGTGGTGGCTTTAGTAACAGAG GTGGATACGGTGGTGGTGGTGGCGGCAGAGGAGGCTATGGTAGTAGTGGTGGCGATGGATACAATGGCTTTGGTGGTGGAGATG GTGGTGGTAATTATGGTGGTGGCCCTGGCTATGGTGGCAGAGGTTACGGAGGCAGCCCAGGCTATGGAAACCAGGGTGGTGgatatggtggtggtggtggtagcaGTGCTGGATATGATGGCTACAATGAAGGCGGAAACTTTGGTG GTAATTATAATGACTTTGGAAACTATGGTGGCCAGCAGCAGTCCAGTTACGGTCCCATGAAGGGCAGTGGCAGTTTTAGTGGAAGAAGCTCTGGAAGTGGCAGCGGCCCCTATGGTG GTGGCTATGGAtctggtggtggaggaggaggcggcggtggtggtggCAGCTACGGCAGCAGAAGGTTTTAA